The sequence CCGCTTTGCCAATGTGTTGAAAAAACGCGGTGTCAAAAAAGGTGACCGTGTTACCATTTATTTGCCAATGATTCCAGAGCTTGCCTATGCGATGCTTGCTTGCGCCCGTATTGGCGCGATCCACTCGGTTGTATTTGCTGGCTTTTCGCCAGAGGCTTTAGCTGGCCGCTTGGTGGATTGTGAGTCAACCTTTGTGATTACAGCAGATCAGGGTGTACGCGGTGGCAAGCCCATTCATTTGAAAGAAAATGTTGATCTTGCTATTGATATTGCTGCTCGCCAATATACTATTGTCAATCAAGTATTGGTGGTACGCCGAACCGGTGGTAAAATTGGTTGGGCGCCAGGTCGTGATATCTGGTATCATGAAGAAATGGTTGATGTGAAGGGTGATTGTCCACCTGCCAAAATGAAGGCGGAAGATCCATTATTCATTCTTTATACATCTGGCTCAACTGGTAAGCCAAAAGGTGTGTTACATACTACTGGTGGTTATCTTGTTTATGCATCTATGACCCATGAATATGTTTTTGATTATCACCCTAATGAAGTTTACTGGTGTACGGCTGACGCTGGTTGGATTACAGGACATTCTTATCTTGTTTATGGGCCATTATGTAATGGTGCTACAACCTTAATGTTTGAAGGTGTGCCCAATTTCCCGGATAATGCCCGTTTTTGGGAGGTAGTTGATAAGCATAAAGTCAATATTTTTTATACGGCGCCTACGGCAATTCGCTCGTTAATGGGGGCCGGAGATGAGTTTGTCACCCGCTCAAGGCGTACAAGCCTGCGCATTCTTGGCACAGTGGGCGAGCCAATCAATCCTGAAGTTTGGGAATGGTATTATAACGTGGTTGGTGATGGTCGTTGTCCGGTAATTGACACATGGTGGCAGACGGAAACTGGCGGCCACATGATTACGCCATTACCGGGGGCAACCGATCTTAAACCCGGTTCAGCAACTAAGCCGTTTTTTGGGGTGAAGCTTGATATTGTTGATGCAGAAGGCAATGTTCTTGAAGGGGCGGGTGAAGGCAATCTTTGCATTTCCGATTCTTGGCCGGGGCAAATGCGCAGTATCTATAAAGATCATGAGCGTTTTGTTGAAACCTATTTTTCCACCTATAAGGGAAAATATTTTTCTGGTGATGGCTGTCGGCGCGATGAAGATGGCTATTATTGGCTAACTGGTCGTGTGGATGACGTGCTTAATGTGTCTGGTCACCGCCTTGGTACTGCAGAAGTTGAATCCGCACTGGTTTCTGATCACTCGGTGGCAGAGGCTGCAGTTGTTGGCTTCCCCCATGCAATCAAAGGTCAAGGCATTTATTGCTATGTTTCTTTGATGGAAGGCATTGAACCAACCGATGCACTACGCCAAGAGCTTATCCAACATGTGCGCAAAGATATCGGACCAATTGCAACACCTGATAAAATTCAATTTGCACCTGGCTTGCCAAAAACCCGTTCGGGCAAAATTATGCGGCGTATCTTGCGTAAAATTGCTGAAAATGAATTTGAAAGCCTTGGTGATACATCAACCCTTGCCGATCCCGCCGTTGTTGATGATTTGATTGCTGGGCGCAAAGCAATTGGCTAAGAAATCTCATGCAAAACTGTGCAATGGTTTTGCATAGAGTTTTATAAAATAGAATGTCAACTTTGCTAGGGTCAGGACCTATTAATTTAAATGAAATGGCACAATAAACAGCAAAAATTTACAAGGAGGAGAGCGAAAAGTGGGTGGTATACCCATTTGAGCTTTACGACGCAGTAGATTACAGCTGTTTTTGTGTCCTTTCAGGATACAAGTAAATTTTCGCGAAAACTTTGTCAAAGAGCCTCGAAAATATTCATATTTCTCAGCGGATTTTTTTTGTTATCACAAAAATTTTCTCATACCATTTCGTTCAAATTAATAGGTCCTGCCCCTAATGCAGATTGACATTCTATAGCTACAGAATTGTAAATATTATTACACATATTCCGATTGAAAGAATTTTTGTATAGTATTAATCTTTAAACGCCACGTTTATTGCCCCATATCAAAACATGCAGTTGCGGCAAGACATGGGCTTTAAACCAACCATCTAGGCAGACACGGTCAATTAGCCATTCCATGCGATTTAAAATGCCATTCGTATCAATTTCACCATCAAGGTCTTGCGGTTGCGGCGGCGTGTGATTGCCGGGCTGCAAATAAATGTCAATATCGCAAAACTCATCACCAATTGATCGCGCAAATTGGTAATCTACATCATCAAAAACGACAAATTTCAAAACGACTTTGGTATTTTTAGCAGCTTTTATTGCAGATTTTAAAATGGTACGGTCGCATTGCATTTTGCTAGATGGTGGTTTGGGGCTTAAAACCAGCCAATCAAGATCTTTAAACCATGGTTTGACGATAGAGCCTTGGGTTTCCATTGCAAAGGAATGACCGCGTTCTTTGCCAGTATGAATAAGATTATCAAGCGGTTGAATAGCAGGGTTACCACCCGATAAGGACACCATAATAGAGCGACCATTGGATAGTTTTTCAACTTCATTTAATATGCTGCTGCTTGTCATTGGCTGCCATTGCTGACGATAGCTACTCTCAACCGCATAAAGCGTATCACACCAGTCGCAACGATAATCACAGCCACCAGTACGTACAAAAACCGTTGGCATGCCAATAAGTACGCCCTCACCTTGAATGGTAGGGCCAAAAATTTCGCAAATGCGAATTGTATCAGTCATTGATCAATACCATTAATCGTTATGCTTAGGGCAATATTTAGCCCAAGTTTTCGGTGTTTCACTTACTCTAACCGCGGTTATTTGTGGGCATTGCGGTTTGAAACGCTCATAAAAATGACGGGCAAGATTTTCAGCTGTGACAAGATCATGGCCTAAAACATCATTTAAATGTCGATGGTCATATTCATCATCAATGATTTTTTTAGCAAAAGCCAGTTCTCGATAATCAACAACAAAGCCAAATTCATCAAGATTTTCTGCGGCAAGTTCAATGACCACAATATAATTATGGCCATGTAAACGGGCGCATGGGTGACTTTGCGGTAAGGCTGTCAACTGATGCGATGCGGAAAAATGAAATTCTTTGGAAATTATAAACATAGTTCAAACCACCTTATGTCAAAACGTGGTTTAATTGCGGCATTAATAGCAATGCCAGCGGTATGGGGTACCGCATAGTTTACTCTAAGCATAATGTTGTCCTTGTTTTAAACGGGTAGGCTGCGACCGTAAGCTGGCGATTATCATTAGCACAGTAAAAAGTAAAGGCTTTTAAGCGGCAAAAGATTTTGCTTGTTTGCTCATAATCCCTAAGAAATCGATTAGTGAGATAAAAGACTGCTCATTTTTTAGAAATTCTTCTGCGTTAAAGCATACCGGCAGGCTTTGATAAAAATTTATATTTTCCTCATCTATATGGGGCAGCGCGAAATAGGAGCCAAAAAGCAAAAGATAATAATCAATAAGGCATTGGTATATTGTCAATTTTTGCGGTACCGATCGATAAAGCAGTGCGCGGGGTGATATAAATGCGATAAGCAATTGCTCTTTGATGTCTAGAAAATCATGGGGCCAATCGCGTTTTAAATATTTATGGTCAATTAAATGACGGATAGACGATAAAAGGAAGCCTTGGTAATCTCCGATAAAATCGGTATCTTTAAAATGGCTGCTGCGTTCATTTTTATAAAGTGGAAAGGCAATTTCGAAATTTTCAACATTTTCAAGCAAAATGGCATCAATAGTGATGTTGCCATTATCAATTTCAATGATACCATAACCTGCGGGAAAGCTTACAGTTGAAGGCATGGCATAATTATGGAGGTTATTAAATTGCGAATGGCCAAGAGCATGCATATGACCGCTAAAATGATAGCAAAGACCAGTCTTTGCTAATTTTTCACTAAAGGCTAAGGCTGGCATACGTTTTGCCCAGCTTACACCGCCCGCTAGCATATTTGTTTGTTCATGGCGCGGAAAACCAACCATTGGGTAATGGGAAAAAGCCAAAACTGTTTTGCCTTTTTGCTTACCGCGCCTTACAATATCGGCAATCCAACCTTCAATATAGGGGCGATATTCAAGCGTTTTTTGCCAAGCAGCATTAGCATGCAAAATATATTTGCCTGTCCTATCTTGCCGTACAATATTGCCATCCAATAAAATAAGCCAAATATCATCTTCTATTTCAAGTAAATAAGAACTATCACTTGCTAAAAAACTATAATCATCGGTGCTTTTCCCCGATGCTTGCAGCCATTTTTTAGGCGTTTCGTGGTAAATAAAATTTGGGCTTTCGCCCATACCCCAATGCTTTGTGTATTCTAGCGCTTGGGCTTTTGTCGAGCAAACCATGTCGGGGCTATAAAATACATGGCCTTCCGCTTGCTTGTTACCTGTTACATGAATGCCCTGTTGATCGCTGGCTTTCACCAACCATTTTTCAAGTAGCTTTCCTTGATCGCCAAAACAGTCATGATTGCCAAAAAGTGCATAAAATTGCATTTGATAATGCAAGGACATTTTATCGAGAATATTTTTTAATGCTTGATAATTGGGGGCTTGTCCATCATCGGTTAAATCACCAAGTAGCACCACATGTTTAATGCCGCGTTTTTGAATATCATTAAGAGCGTTGTTAAGAGCGGCAATACTTTCATTAAAAACGCGGGTGGAAGCCATACTATCTTTTAAGCTACGCAAACCAAGATCGCCACTGTCTGCTTCAAAAAGACCATAGCCGAAATAAATATCATGCAAATGGATATCGGATAAAATTGCTATTTTTTGCATGAAAATTCCTCTATTTTCACTATAAAATAGTAATATTCTATCTTATAAAGGCGGTAACGCTTGATATTGAAAGCTAACAATGGCCAAGAAACTACGTCTTAGCAAGTAAAAATTGTACAAATTATTTTATTATCTCTCAGTTTTAAAGCGAATTTGTTTCGACCATAACAAATTTTGTCATATTTCTTAGGTAGGACACCCTCATGAAAAAAGAGGATATAATGCAGGATAATATAATTAATAAACAAGAACAGCCTCAAAATACTGCTAATTTATGGGACGATGCTTATGAATACTATATGATTGGCTATTATTTTTTGCGAATTTTGCATGGTACAAAGAAGCGCAATAAATATGTAATTAATCAGGAAATTTTAAATTGGTATGAGGAATATCACCTTATATTGGGTCTCTCGATCCCAGAATTTAATCGCATGGTCAAGCTGGAAGAGGGGAGTTTATCTATTGATGATTTTCGCTTAACATTGACGCCGTCCATTTTTCAACAAAAGCAGCCAGTTCCTAGACTATCAAACTTGCAAAAGCGTCTTGATATTCTCGCCGATATATTAAAATTAGATGGTGATGAAGTTGCTGTTATAAATGCAGTTTATCGCTTTGTTCGGTTTTTGCCACTGATGAAAATGATATCAGCTTTTGATGATAATAGTTGGTTACGCAGTGAACCAGATTTTAAGCACCTTTCTGATGTGCTTGGCAAAAATATCATGCAAATGCGTGAATTATTGCGCGATGATTCAAATCTTATACAAATGGGGCTGATTAAGGATCGTCATGGTGATAGCTGCACCGTATCTGAGCTTTTGATCAAGATCGTTGAAGGTGAAAGCTTTGAGATGGACGAGCTTTGCAACCAATTGGTTGGCTTGCAAACCAAACCAACCTTAAGCCTTAGCGATTATGATTTTTTGGCGCAAGATTGCGATGATGCTATTCGTATATTAAGTGGTAGCCTTGATAAGGGCGCAAAAGGCGTTGGCATATTGCTTTATGGCGCCCCGGGTACCGGTAAAACGGAATTTGCCAAGCTGTTAGCCGAGCATAGTGATGCACGCGCTGCTTTTATTGGTGAAGCAAGCGATGACAATAAAACCGATCCATCGCGTTATGAACGTCTTGTGCATTTATCGCTTTTGTCTGCCCTTGGTAAAAAAGCGGGTAGGGTTGTTGCCATTGTTGATGAGGCCGATGATATTTTTGCCGGCATTGATAATTATGATCCACGTGGTCGCGCTGGCTCCAAAGTCTTTATGAATAGATTGGTTGAAAGCAGCGAAATTCCAGTAGTGTGGATTGTTAATGACTTGGAAAAGCTTGGCGAAACTATTTTGCG comes from Bartonella sp. HY038 and encodes:
- the acs gene encoding acetate--CoA ligase, producing MTNKVYPVPSSIKKNTLLDADTYTKWYDESIKDPDTFWSRHGRRIDWYKPFTKVKNTSFKGRVSIKWYEDGVTNVSYNCIDRHLKSRADQIAIIWEGDNPYIDKKITYRELYDNVCRFANVLKKRGVKKGDRVTIYLPMIPELAYAMLACARIGAIHSVVFAGFSPEALAGRLVDCESTFVITADQGVRGGKPIHLKENVDLAIDIAARQYTIVNQVLVVRRTGGKIGWAPGRDIWYHEEMVDVKGDCPPAKMKAEDPLFILYTSGSTGKPKGVLHTTGGYLVYASMTHEYVFDYHPNEVYWCTADAGWITGHSYLVYGPLCNGATTLMFEGVPNFPDNARFWEVVDKHKVNIFYTAPTAIRSLMGAGDEFVTRSRRTSLRILGTVGEPINPEVWEWYYNVVGDGRCPVIDTWWQTETGGHMITPLPGATDLKPGSATKPFFGVKLDIVDAEGNVLEGAGEGNLCISDSWPGQMRSIYKDHERFVETYFSTYKGKYFSGDGCRRDEDGYYWLTGRVDDVLNVSGHRLGTAEVESALVSDHSVAEAAVVGFPHAIKGQGIYCYVSLMEGIEPTDALRQELIQHVRKDIGPIATPDKIQFAPGLPKTRSGKIMRRILRKIAENEFESLGDTSTLADPAVVDDLIAGRKAIG
- the queE gene encoding 7-carboxy-7-deazaguanine synthase QueE, with translation MTDTIRICEIFGPTIQGEGVLIGMPTVFVRTGGCDYRCDWCDTLYAVESSYRQQWQPMTSSSILNEVEKLSNGRSIMVSLSGGNPAIQPLDNLIHTGKERGHSFAMETQGSIVKPWFKDLDWLVLSPKPPSSKMQCDRTILKSAIKAAKNTKVVLKFVVFDDVDYQFARSIGDEFCDIDIYLQPGNHTPPQPQDLDGEIDTNGILNRMEWLIDRVCLDGWFKAHVLPQLHVLIWGNKRGV
- the queD gene encoding 6-carboxytetrahydropterin synthase QueD is translated as MFIISKEFHFSASHQLTALPQSHPCARLHGHNYIVVIELAAENLDEFGFVVDYRELAFAKKIIDDEYDHRHLNDVLGHDLVTAENLARHFYERFKPQCPQITAVRVSETPKTWAKYCPKHND
- a CDS encoding metallophosphoesterase: MQKIAILSDIHLHDIYFGYGLFEADSGDLGLRSLKDSMASTRVFNESIAALNNALNDIQKRGIKHVVLLGDLTDDGQAPNYQALKNILDKMSLHYQMQFYALFGNHDCFGDQGKLLEKWLVKASDQQGIHVTGNKQAEGHVFYSPDMVCSTKAQALEYTKHWGMGESPNFIYHETPKKWLQASGKSTDDYSFLASDSSYLLEIEDDIWLILLDGNIVRQDRTGKYILHANAAWQKTLEYRPYIEGWIADIVRRGKQKGKTVLAFSHYPMVGFPRHEQTNMLAGGVSWAKRMPALAFSEKLAKTGLCYHFSGHMHALGHSQFNNLHNYAMPSTVSFPAGYGIIEIDNGNITIDAILLENVENFEIAFPLYKNERSSHFKDTDFIGDYQGFLLSSIRHLIDHKYLKRDWPHDFLDIKEQLLIAFISPRALLYRSVPQKLTIYQCLIDYYLLLFGSYFALPHIDEENINFYQSLPVCFNAEEFLKNEQSFISLIDFLGIMSKQAKSFAA
- a CDS encoding AAA family ATPase produces the protein MQDNIINKQEQPQNTANLWDDAYEYYMIGYYFLRILHGTKKRNKYVINQEILNWYEEYHLILGLSIPEFNRMVKLEEGSLSIDDFRLTLTPSIFQQKQPVPRLSNLQKRLDILADILKLDGDEVAVINAVYRFVRFLPLMKMISAFDDNSWLRSEPDFKHLSDVLGKNIMQMRELLRDDSNLIQMGLIKDRHGDSCTVSELLIKIVEGESFEMDELCNQLVGLQTKPTLSLSDYDFLAQDCDDAIRILSGSLDKGAKGVGILLYGAPGTGKTEFAKLLAEHSDARAAFIGEASDDNKTDPSRYERLVHLSLLSALGKKAGRVVAIVDEADDIFAGIDNYDPRGRAGSKVFMNRLVESSEIPVVWIVNDLEKLGETILRRMLRIIEFPKPAKAIRERIIT